The following proteins come from a genomic window of Ailuropoda melanoleuca isolate Jingjing chromosome 2, ASM200744v2, whole genome shotgun sequence:
- the LOC100465831 gene encoding LOW QUALITY PROTEIN: guanylate-binding protein 1 (The sequence of the model RefSeq protein was modified relative to this genomic sequence to represent the inferred CDS: inserted 1 base in 1 codon): MASDSHMLAPVCLIENTGGQLVANQEALEILSTNKNPLVVVAIVGLYRTGKSYLMNKLAGKNKGFSLGASVQSHTKGIWMWCVPHPKKPNHTLVLLDTEGLGDVEKGDNQNDSWIFALAILLSSTFVYNSMGTINQQAMDQLHYVTELSDRIRAKSSPNADGIEDSADFVSFFPDFVWALRDFSLELEANGIPITADEYLENSLKLKQGTTQSDQNFNLPRLCIRKFFPKKKCFIFDRPTQRKKLGQLETLHDSDLDSEFVQQAAAFCSYIFSNSKTKTLSGGIRVNGPRLENLVLTYVNAISSGTLPCMENAVLALAQIENAAAVQKAIAHYDQAMSQKLQLPTETLQELLDLHRACEKEAIELFMSSSFKDVDNLFQKDLGAQLEKKRDDFCKQNLQASTNHCSDLLEDIFGPLEEAVKQGVYSKPGGYRLFIQKMQELKRKYLQEPRKGIQADEVLQEYLKSKESMTDAILQTDQTLTEKEKEIEVERVKAESAQAATKILEEMQIKNQQMMEQKERSYQEHVRQLTEKMERDRAQLLEEQERTLALKLQEQARLLKEGIQNENKRLHNEIQNLQKNMXKTKENMPHKLKT, from the exons ATGGCCTCAGACAGCCACATGCTGGCCCCAGTGTGCCTCATTGAGAACACTGGAGGGCAACTGGTGGCTAATCAGGAAGCTCTGGAGATCCTGTCAACCAATAAGAATCCTCTTGTGGTGGTGGCTATTGTGGGCCTCTACCGCACCGGCAAATCCTACCTGATGAACAAGCTGGCTGGAAAGAACAAGG GCTTttccctgggtgcctcagtgcaGTCTCATACCAAAGGAATCTGGATGTGGTGTGTGCCTCATCCCAAGAAGCCAAACCACACCTTAGTTCTTCTGGACACTGAGGGCCTGGGAGATGTAGAGAAG GGTGACAACCAGAATGACTCCTGGATCTTTGCCCTAGCAATACTCCTGAGCAGCACTTTTGTGTACAACAGCATGGGAACCATCAACCAGCAGGCCATGGACCAACTGCA CTATGTGACAGAGCTGTCAGATCGAATCAGGGCAAAATCCTCCCCTAATGCCGATGGGATTGAAGATTCAGCTGACTTTGTGAGcttctttccagattttgtaTGGGCACTAAGGGATTTTTCCTTGGAGTTAGAAGCAAATGGAATACCCATCACAGCAGATGAGTACCTGGAGAATTCACTCAAGCTTAAACAAG GTACCACTCAAAGTGATCAAAACTTTAATCTGCCCCGGCTCTGTATCCGAAAGTTCTTCCCAAAGAAGAAATGCTTTATCTTTGATCGGCCCACTCAGAGGAAGAAGCTAGGCCAGCTTGAGACATTGCATGATAGTGACCTGGATTCTGAGTTTGTGCAACAAGCAGCAGCCTTCTGTTCCTACATCTTTAGCAATTCCAAAACTAAAACTCTTTCAGGAGGCATCAGAGTCAACGGACCTC GTCTAGAGAACCTGGTGCTGACCTATGTCAATGCCATCAGCAGTGGGACTCTGCCCTGCATGGAGAATGCAGTCCTGGCCTTGGCCCAGATCGAGAATGCAGCTGCCGTGCAAAAGGCCATTGCCCACTATGACCAGGCGATGAGCCAGAAGTTGCAGCTGCCCACAGAAACCCTTCAGGAGCTGCTGGACCTGCACAGGGCCTGTGAGAAAGAGGCCATCGAACTCTTCATGAGCAGTTCCTTCAAAGATGTAGacaatttatttcaaaaggaCTTAGGG gccCAACTAGAAAAAAAGCGAGATGACTTTTGTAAACAGAATCTGCAAGCATCAACAAATCATTGCTCAGATTTACTTGAAGATATTTTTGGTCCTCTAGAAGAAGCTGTGAAGCAGGGGGTTTATTCTAAACCAGGAGGGTATCGTCTCTTCATCCAGAAGATGCAAGAGCTAAAGAGAAAGTACCTTCAGGAACCTAGGAAGGGGATACAG GCTGATGAGGTTCTTCAGGAATACTTGAAGTCCAAGGAGTCTATGACTGATGCCATACTACAGACGGACCAGActctcacagaaaaggaaaaggagattgAAG TGGAACGTGTGAAGGCTGAATCTGCACAGGCTGCAACAAAAATACtggaggaaatgcaaataaagaatCAGCAGATgatggaacagaaagaaaggagctATCAGGAACATGTGAGACAATTAACTGAGAAGATGGAGAGGGATAGAGCCCAGTTgctggaagaacaagagagaaCTCTAGCTTTGAAACTTCAG gAACAGGCCCGTCTACTAAAAGAAGGAATCCAAAATGAGAATAAACGACTTCATAATGAGATACAAAATCTCCAGAAGaaca gaaaaacaaaggaaaatatgccTCATAAGCTGAAGACCTAA